Proteins encoded in a region of the Thermococcus stetteri genome:
- a CDS encoding aspartate/glutamate racemase family protein, with protein sequence MKRIGLIGGTTPESTSYYYRKYIEISRGLFEPYFFPELVVFSMNFKAFRDNPRAWEGRKEMLIAAARALEKAGAEVIGIAANTPHIVFPEVQRAVGAEMVSIIDAVAEEARKRGLKRLLLLGTKTTMEMPFYREALERKGFLVVVPDGEERERVNSIIFDELALGKLESKLYLVELIEKYAKDGVDGVILGCTELPLAIKPGDVSIEVLDSAEIHMRALIERAMG encoded by the coding sequence ATGAAGAGGATAGGTCTCATCGGCGGAACGACTCCAGAATCAACCTCTTACTACTACCGCAAATACATCGAGATTTCGAGGGGGCTCTTCGAGCCCTACTTCTTCCCGGAGCTCGTCGTCTTCTCGATGAACTTCAAGGCCTTCAGGGACAACCCGCGCGCATGGGAGGGGAGGAAGGAGATGCTGATTGCGGCAGCTAGGGCCCTTGAGAAGGCAGGCGCCGAAGTGATTGGAATCGCCGCCAACACTCCCCACATAGTCTTTCCCGAAGTTCAGAGGGCCGTTGGAGCCGAGATGGTGAGCATAATCGACGCGGTCGCGGAGGAGGCCAGAAAGCGCGGCCTCAAAAGGCTCCTTCTTCTCGGAACGAAGACAACGATGGAGATGCCCTTTTACAGGGAAGCGCTCGAAAGGAAGGGCTTTCTGGTTGTAGTTCCGGACGGGGAAGAGCGCGAAAGGGTAAACTCGATCATATTCGACGAACTGGCCCTTGGGAAGCTGGAGAGCAAGCTGTATCTCGTTGAGCTAATCGAGAAGTACGCCAAGGATGGCGTAGACGGTGTGATTCTGGGCTGTACCGAACTCCCGTTGGCCATAAAGCCCGGTGACGTCAGCATAGAGGTCCTTGACAGCGCGGAGATACACATGAGGGCCCTCATCGAGCGCGCAATGGGGTAA
- a CDS encoding M20/M25/M40 family metallo-hydrolase, producing MDVLELLSRLVTFETVNDPARGIRPSRDCPAFIRDTLASWGIESELIERDGYYAVYGEMGEGKPKLLFMAHFDVVPVNREEWETDPFTLTVRGNRAYGRGSADDKGNVASIMLALKELSKEKLDGKVLFAFTGDEEIGGKMAMYLAEKLAQEGKLPEYMVNADGIGMKPIIRRRKGFGVTVRVPSKKTKVRGTIKRETFRIRTPVLETRHAAYFLPGVDTHPLIAASHFLRSRGAFAVSLEGKFLKGNVVPGEVTLTYVVPDEGEEVEINLGLTRLLKAVVPFVRTPIKAEKYSDYGVSVTPNLYSIEDGKHVLKFDVRAMSRSKDEIERAMREVAEFNLPGAEVEVATNEKAGYLFTHPEEKIVKVTLVVLEELGERAEPVEGPGAADSRFFTPYGVRAIDLGPRGGNIHGPNEYVEIDSLRRMPALYAEVARRLVLE from the coding sequence ATGGACGTTCTCGAACTTCTCTCCAGATTAGTTACCTTTGAGACTGTGAACGACCCTGCCAGGGGGATAAGGCCTTCCAGGGACTGCCCGGCCTTCATAAGGGACACGCTCGCATCGTGGGGGATAGAGAGCGAGCTGATCGAGCGCGACGGCTACTACGCGGTCTACGGTGAGATGGGGGAAGGAAAGCCGAAGCTCCTCTTTATGGCCCATTTCGACGTCGTGCCCGTAAACAGAGAGGAGTGGGAGACCGACCCGTTCACGCTGACTGTCAGAGGAAACCGCGCCTACGGGAGAGGTAGCGCAGATGACAAGGGCAACGTTGCTTCAATAATGCTCGCACTGAAGGAGCTCTCGAAGGAGAAACTCGATGGAAAGGTTCTCTTTGCCTTCACGGGCGATGAAGAAATCGGCGGCAAGATGGCCATGTATCTAGCTGAAAAGCTTGCTCAGGAGGGCAAGCTTCCTGAGTACATGGTGAATGCCGACGGGATTGGAATGAAGCCGATAATCAGGAGGAGGAAGGGCTTCGGCGTGACTGTGCGCGTTCCCTCGAAGAAAACGAAAGTTAGGGGCACCATCAAGCGCGAGACCTTCAGGATAAGGACGCCCGTGCTGGAGACGAGGCACGCCGCCTACTTCCTCCCTGGCGTTGATACCCATCCGCTCATAGCGGCCTCACACTTCCTCAGGAGCAGAGGGGCTTTCGCCGTTTCGCTCGAAGGGAAGTTCCTCAAGGGCAACGTCGTGCCGGGTGAAGTGACCCTCACGTATGTTGTTCCCGATGAGGGCGAGGAAGTCGAGATAAACCTCGGCCTCACGAGGCTCCTCAAGGCAGTGGTTCCCTTCGTGAGGACTCCGATAAAAGCTGAAAAGTACAGCGACTACGGCGTCTCTGTCACGCCTAACTTGTACTCTATCGAAGACGGGAAGCACGTCCTTAAGTTTGACGTGAGGGCTATGAGCCGTTCAAAGGACGAGATTGAGCGTGCGATGAGGGAGGTGGCCGAGTTCAACCTTCCCGGGGCGGAGGTTGAAGTTGCAACCAATGAGAAGGCGGGCTACCTCTTTACCCATCCGGAAGAAAAGATTGTCAAGGTGACGCTGGTGGTCCTTGAGGAACTCGGCGAGAGGGCGGAACCCGTTGAAGGGCCCGGGGCGGCGGACTCAAGGTTCTTCACGCCCTACGGAGTGAGGGCAATAGACTTAGGCCCCAGGGGAGGGAACATCCACGGCCCAAACGAGTACGTGGAGATAGACTCTCTCCGCAGGATGCCAGCGCTCTACGCCGAGGTGGCGAGGAGGCTGGTGCTGGAATAG
- a CDS encoding polyprenyl synthetase family protein — protein MGKYDELFARIKEKAKDVDRVILELVPEKEPLELYKAARHYPLAGGKRVRPFIVLRAAEAVGGDPEKALYPAASVEFIHNYSLVHDDIMDMDELRRGRPTVHKLWGVNMAILAGDLLFSKAFEAVARAELPAEKKARILDVLVRTSNMLCEGQALDIEFETREEVSVEEYLKMIAGKTGALFQGSAEIGAIVGTDKEEYIKALSKWGLNVGIAFQIWDDVLDLIADEEKLGKPVGSDIRKGKKTLIVSHFFDNASEEDKREFLRVFGKYAGDAKGDALIHDERVKEEVAKAIELLKRYGSIDYAAEYARNLVKEANEALKVLPESEARRDLELLAEFLVEREF, from the coding sequence ATGGGGAAGTACGATGAGCTGTTCGCAAGGATTAAGGAAAAGGCGAAGGACGTTGATAGGGTCATCCTTGAACTCGTTCCAGAAAAGGAACCACTTGAGCTCTACAAGGCCGCGAGGCACTACCCGCTCGCCGGGGGGAAGCGCGTTAGGCCCTTCATTGTCCTCCGCGCGGCAGAGGCCGTGGGCGGCGACCCGGAGAAGGCCCTCTATCCAGCTGCCTCCGTCGAGTTCATCCACAACTACTCCCTCGTCCACGACGACATAATGGACATGGACGAGCTGAGAAGAGGAAGACCGACCGTCCACAAGCTCTGGGGAGTGAACATGGCAATCCTCGCCGGTGATTTGCTCTTCAGCAAGGCCTTCGAGGCGGTGGCCAGGGCCGAACTCCCGGCCGAGAAGAAGGCTAGGATCCTTGACGTCCTCGTTAGAACCTCCAACATGCTCTGCGAAGGTCAGGCCCTTGACATAGAGTTCGAGACGAGGGAGGAAGTCAGCGTTGAGGAGTACCTGAAGATGATAGCGGGTAAAACCGGCGCGCTCTTCCAGGGATCGGCCGAGATAGGGGCTATTGTGGGCACGGATAAAGAGGAGTACATAAAAGCCCTCTCAAAATGGGGCTTGAACGTTGGAATAGCCTTCCAGATCTGGGACGACGTCCTTGACCTCATAGCTGACGAGGAGAAGCTCGGAAAGCCAGTCGGGAGCGACATAAGGAAGGGCAAGAAGACCCTCATAGTCAGCCACTTCTTTGACAACGCGAGCGAGGAAGATAAGAGGGAGTTCCTCAGGGTGTTTGGCAAGTACGCCGGCGATGCTAAGGGTGACGCGCTTATACACGACGAGAGGGTCAAGGAAGAGGTCGCGAAGGCCATCGAGCTCCTCAAGAGGTACGGGAGCATAGACTATGCTGCCGAATACGCCAGGAACCTCGTGAAGGAAGCGAACGAGGCCCTCAAAGTCCTTCCTGAGAGTGAAGCCAGGAGAGACCTTGAGCTCCTCGCGGAGTTCCTCGTTGAGAGGGAGTTCTGA
- a CDS encoding 50S ribosomal protein L15e, whose product MGMYKYIREAWKSPKKSYVGELLKKRMIQWRRDPVVKRIERPTRLDRARSLGYQAKQGYVVVRVRVRRGGRKRPRWKGGRKPSKMGMVKYSPKKSLQWIAEEKAARKFPNLEVLNSYWVGEDGMYKWFEVIMVDPHHPVIKSDPKIAWIAGKAHKGRVFRGLTSAGKRSRGLLNKGKGAEKVRPSIRAHQGKGK is encoded by the coding sequence ATGGGAATGTACAAGTACATTAGGGAGGCCTGGAAGAGCCCGAAGAAGAGCTACGTGGGAGAGCTCCTCAAGAAGAGGATGATCCAGTGGAGGAGGGACCCGGTAGTTAAGAGGATCGAGAGGCCGACGAGGCTTGACAGAGCGAGGAGCCTCGGCTACCAGGCCAAGCAGGGCTACGTCGTCGTCCGCGTCCGCGTTAGGAGGGGCGGAAGAAAGAGGCCCAGGTGGAAGGGCGGAAGGAAGCCGAGCAAGATGGGTATGGTCAAGTACTCACCCAAGAAGAGCCTCCAGTGGATAGCCGAGGAGAAGGCCGCGAGAAAGTTCCCGAACCTCGAGGTTCTCAACTCCTACTGGGTCGGCGAGGACGGTATGTACAAGTGGTTTGAGGTCATAATGGTTGACCCGCACCACCCGGTCATCAAGAGCGACCCGAAGATAGCCTGGATAGCCGGCAAGGCCCACAAGGGCAGGGTCTTCCGCGGTCTGACCAGCGCTGGAAAGAGGAGCCGCGGCCTGCTCAACAAGGGTAAGGGCGCCGAGAAGGTCAGGCCCAGCATAAGGGCCCACCAGGGTAAGGGCAAGTAA
- a CDS encoding RNase J family beta-CASP ribonuclease has protein sequence MIRVYTISGYEEVGKNMTAVGYSDGRREEVVIIDMGIRLDRVLIHEDVNIQQFPTKELQRLGAIPDDSILRNKKVVAITFTHGHLDHIGAVGKLAPHYPDVPIYGTPYTIKLAKSEVKSEQYFEVKNPMYETNFGEIVQVSENLAIEFVQITHSIPQAAMVVVHTPEGAVVHTGDFKFDNNNPLGERPDYKRLKELGKEGVKVLIAESTRVAEPTKTPSEAVAQMLLEDFFLYEGMEEKGLIATTFASHIPRLQELIWIANRMGRQAVFVGRSLAKYTGIAKQLGLIKMKGARAVRSPNAIKKVLAEVSGARENYLLIVTGHQGEPGAVLTRMANGELYDIGREDTVVFSAGTIPNPLNRAQRYVLETKLKMKGVRMIKDLHVSGHASREDHRYLLRMLNPENIVPAHGEFRMLTHYAELAEEEGYLIGRDVFVSRNGYTVEID, from the coding sequence ATGATTAGGGTTTACACAATCAGCGGCTACGAGGAAGTCGGTAAGAACATGACTGCCGTCGGCTATTCTGACGGAAGACGGGAGGAGGTCGTTATAATCGACATGGGAATCAGGCTTGACAGGGTTCTAATCCATGAGGATGTGAACATCCAGCAGTTTCCGACGAAGGAACTCCAGAGGCTCGGCGCAATCCCGGACGATTCGATTCTGAGAAACAAGAAGGTGGTTGCAATAACCTTCACCCACGGCCACCTCGACCACATCGGCGCCGTTGGAAAGCTCGCGCCCCACTACCCGGACGTCCCGATTTACGGCACCCCTTACACGATAAAGCTGGCCAAGAGCGAGGTCAAGAGCGAGCAGTACTTCGAGGTCAAGAACCCGATGTACGAGACGAATTTTGGGGAGATAGTTCAGGTGAGCGAGAACCTGGCCATAGAGTTCGTCCAGATAACGCACTCGATTCCGCAGGCGGCGATGGTGGTCGTCCACACTCCCGAGGGAGCAGTAGTCCACACCGGCGATTTCAAGTTCGACAACAACAACCCGCTCGGCGAGAGGCCCGACTACAAAAGGCTGAAGGAGCTCGGCAAGGAGGGCGTCAAGGTTCTCATAGCCGAATCAACGCGCGTTGCAGAGCCGACCAAGACGCCGAGTGAAGCAGTCGCCCAGATGCTCCTCGAGGACTTCTTCCTCTACGAGGGCATGGAGGAGAAGGGCCTCATAGCGACGACCTTCGCCTCCCATATTCCGCGCCTCCAGGAGCTCATCTGGATAGCGAACAGGATGGGCAGGCAGGCGGTCTTCGTCGGCAGGTCCCTGGCCAAGTACACCGGAATAGCCAAGCAGCTCGGCCTGATAAAGATGAAGGGAGCTCGCGCCGTCAGGAGCCCGAACGCCATTAAGAAAGTCCTCGCCGAGGTATCGGGAGCGAGGGAGAACTACCTGCTCATAGTGACGGGCCACCAGGGTGAGCCTGGGGCCGTTCTAACCAGAATGGCCAACGGTGAGCTCTACGACATCGGAAGGGAAGACACCGTGGTATTCTCCGCTGGGACGATACCAAACCCCCTCAACAGGGCACAGCGCTATGTCTTGGAGACAAAGCTCAAGATGAAGGGCGTAAGGATGATTAAAGACCTCCACGTCTCCGGCCACGCGAGCAGGGAAGACCATCGTTATCTCCTCAGGATGCTCAACCCGGAGAACATCGTTCCGGCACACGGCGAGTTCAGGATGCTGACCCACTACGCCGAGCTCGCTGAGGAGGAGGGCTACCTGATAGGCAGGGACGTCTTCGTGTCGAGGAACGGATACACGGTCGAGATTGATTAA
- a CDS encoding M24 family metallopeptidase encodes MRIEKLAALMEERGFNGALISPGANFYYLTGLHIHEAGERLTVLAVNPDGEYHILAPSLYQNVIKDFPVTFWRDGENPYSKLGAIMKELGIGGKVLVENTMRAGWLIGIFHSGNRFDPYPLSMLMRELRMRKDGEELRLMQKAAEVADRVFEEILSWDIVGMTEKELALKIELRIRELSDGISFEPIVASGENGANPHHAPGDRKIRKGDMVILDYGAKWKGYCSDITRTIAIGKPNEKLVEIYETVREAQENAFQRVREGIKAREVDRAARETIEKAGYGEYFTHRTGHGLGLDVHEEPYIGPDGEVVLERGMTFTIEPGIYVPGLGGVRIEDDVVVVGDKGERLTKADRELIIL; translated from the coding sequence ATGCGCATAGAGAAGCTAGCCGCCCTGATGGAAGAAAGGGGCTTCAATGGAGCTCTTATAAGCCCCGGAGCGAACTTCTACTATCTCACCGGCCTTCACATCCACGAAGCAGGCGAGAGGCTAACGGTTCTTGCAGTCAACCCGGATGGAGAATACCACATCCTCGCTCCGAGCCTCTACCAGAACGTCATAAAGGACTTTCCAGTTACGTTCTGGAGGGATGGTGAGAACCCTTACTCAAAGCTCGGGGCGATAATGAAGGAGCTTGGAATAGGCGGGAAAGTTTTAGTCGAGAACACCATGCGCGCGGGCTGGCTCATCGGGATTTTCCACAGCGGCAACCGCTTCGATCCCTATCCTCTCAGCATGCTTATGAGAGAACTAAGAATGCGAAAGGACGGGGAGGAGCTTAGGCTCATGCAGAAGGCCGCCGAAGTCGCGGATAGGGTGTTCGAGGAGATATTGAGCTGGGATATCGTTGGGATGACCGAGAAGGAATTAGCTCTCAAGATAGAGCTCAGGATAAGGGAGCTGAGCGATGGGATTTCATTCGAGCCGATAGTGGCGAGCGGTGAGAACGGGGCGAATCCACACCACGCGCCGGGCGACAGGAAGATACGCAAAGGAGATATGGTGATCCTCGACTACGGAGCCAAGTGGAAGGGCTACTGCTCGGATATAACGAGGACAATAGCCATCGGAAAGCCCAATGAGAAGCTCGTTGAGATATACGAGACAGTGAGAGAAGCTCAGGAAAACGCCTTCCAGAGGGTTAGAGAGGGAATAAAGGCCAGGGAAGTGGACAGAGCCGCGAGGGAGACGATAGAAAAGGCAGGCTATGGAGAGTACTTCACCCACAGAACAGGGCACGGCCTCGGCCTTGATGTCCACGAAGAACCCTACATCGGCCCGGATGGGGAGGTAGTCCTTGAAAGGGGGATGACGTTCACGATAGAGCCCGGCATCTACGTTCCAGGCCTCGGTGGCGTGAGGATAGAGGACGACGTTGTTGTGGTTGGGGATAAGGGGGAGAGACTAACAAAGGCAGACAGGGAGCTGATAATCCTATAG
- the leuS gene encoding leucine--tRNA ligase produces the protein MTELNFKAIEEKWQKRWMEEKVFEPDRKAKPKEKKFYITVAFPYLSGHLHVGHARTYTIPDVIARFKRMQGYNVLFPMAWHITGAPIVGIAERIKHRDPKTIHIYRDVYKVPEEILWKFEDPKEIVKYFMKAAKETFIRAGFSVDWTREFYTTSLFPPFSKFIEWQFWTLKDMGLVVKGAHRVRWDPVVGTPLGDHDIMEGEDVQILEYVIIKFILEENGETIYLPAATLRPETVYGVTNMWLNPEATYVKAKVKKGDKEETWIVSKEAAYKLSFQDREIEVIEEFKGEKLIGKYVKNPVTGDEVIILPAEFVDPDNATGVVMSVPAHAPFDHVALEDLKKETEILLKYDIDPRIVEEISYISLIKLEGYGDFPAVEEAERLGVKSQRDVEKLEEATKNIYKAEYHKGVFKIEPYAGKPVQEAKDLIAKELQKKGIAEIMYEFAEKPVISRFGNQAVIKIIHDQWFIDYGNPEWKEKAREALANMTIYPESRRAQFEAIIDWLDKKACARKVGLGTPLPWDLEWVIESLSDSTIYMAYYTISRHINKLRKEGKLDAEKLDREFFDYIFREEFSEEREKELADKTGIPAEIIHEMKEEFEYWYPLDWRCSAKDLIPNHLTFFIFNHVAIFDKKHWPKGIAVNGFGTLEGQKMSKSKGNVLNFIDAIEENGADVVRLYIMSLAEHDSDFDWKRKDVGKLRKQVERFYELISEFAAYEAREGVELKDIDRWMLHRLNKAIEGATKALEEFRTRTAVQWAFYSVLNDLRWYMRRTEGRDDDAKRFVLRKLADVWVRLMAPFTPHISEELWERLGGEGFVSLAPWPEPVPEWWNETVEAEEEFVKSLIEDIKEIISVAKIEDAKRAYIYTAPEWKWKVVEVVSEKKDFKAAMAELMKDPEMRKHGKEVSRLIQRLIKERAFEVKRIDEEKALREAKDFIEKELGIEIVINPEEDKGGKKKQAMPLKPAVYVE, from the coding sequence ATGACTGAGCTCAACTTCAAAGCTATTGAGGAGAAGTGGCAGAAGCGCTGGATGGAGGAAAAAGTCTTCGAGCCGGACAGAAAGGCAAAGCCCAAGGAAAAGAAGTTCTACATAACGGTGGCATTCCCGTACCTCTCGGGCCACCTTCACGTCGGGCATGCAAGAACCTACACGATACCCGACGTTATAGCGCGCTTCAAGAGGATGCAGGGCTACAACGTCCTCTTCCCGATGGCGTGGCACATCACCGGCGCGCCGATAGTCGGTATCGCCGAGAGGATAAAGCACCGCGATCCCAAGACCATCCACATCTACCGCGACGTTTACAAGGTTCCGGAAGAAATCCTCTGGAAGTTCGAAGACCCGAAGGAGATAGTCAAGTACTTCATGAAAGCCGCGAAGGAGACCTTCATAAGGGCTGGCTTCTCGGTTGACTGGACGAGGGAATTCTACACCACCAGCCTCTTCCCGCCCTTCAGCAAGTTCATAGAGTGGCAGTTCTGGACGCTCAAGGACATGGGTCTGGTCGTCAAGGGCGCCCACAGGGTCAGGTGGGACCCCGTTGTTGGCACTCCACTTGGCGACCACGACATAATGGAGGGTGAGGACGTCCAGATACTGGAGTACGTCATAATCAAGTTCATCCTTGAGGAGAACGGCGAGACCATCTACCTACCAGCCGCGACCCTGAGGCCCGAGACGGTCTATGGCGTCACCAACATGTGGCTGAACCCAGAGGCTACCTACGTGAAGGCGAAGGTAAAGAAGGGCGACAAGGAAGAGACCTGGATAGTGAGCAAGGAGGCCGCCTACAAGCTCTCCTTCCAGGACAGGGAGATAGAGGTCATCGAGGAGTTCAAGGGCGAGAAGCTCATAGGAAAGTACGTCAAGAACCCTGTAACAGGTGACGAAGTCATAATTCTGCCTGCCGAGTTCGTTGACCCTGACAACGCAACGGGCGTCGTCATGAGCGTTCCGGCTCACGCACCCTTCGACCACGTGGCCTTAGAGGATTTGAAGAAGGAAACCGAGATCCTGCTCAAGTACGACATCGACCCGAGAATCGTTGAGGAGATAAGCTACATCTCGCTGATAAAGCTGGAAGGCTACGGCGACTTTCCGGCCGTTGAAGAGGCCGAGAGACTCGGCGTGAAGAGCCAGAGGGATGTTGAGAAGCTTGAGGAAGCGACCAAGAACATCTACAAGGCAGAGTACCACAAGGGAGTCTTCAAGATCGAGCCCTACGCAGGCAAGCCCGTTCAGGAGGCCAAGGACCTAATAGCGAAGGAGCTCCAGAAGAAGGGAATAGCGGAGATAATGTACGAGTTCGCCGAGAAGCCGGTCATTTCAAGGTTCGGAAACCAGGCGGTCATCAAGATAATCCACGACCAGTGGTTCATCGACTACGGAAACCCGGAGTGGAAGGAGAAGGCGAGGGAAGCACTCGCCAACATGACGATCTATCCCGAGAGCAGAAGGGCGCAGTTTGAGGCGATTATAGACTGGCTCGACAAGAAGGCCTGCGCCAGGAAGGTCGGCCTCGGAACGCCGCTCCCGTGGGACCTGGAGTGGGTAATCGAGAGCCTGAGCGATTCCACCATCTACATGGCCTACTATACCATAAGCAGGCACATCAACAAGCTGAGGAAGGAAGGCAAACTCGATGCCGAGAAGCTCGACAGGGAGTTCTTCGACTACATCTTTAGGGAGGAGTTCAGCGAGGAGAGGGAGAAGGAATTGGCTGATAAGACGGGCATTCCAGCGGAGATCATCCACGAGATGAAAGAGGAGTTCGAGTACTGGTACCCGCTCGACTGGCGCTGCTCCGCCAAAGACCTCATCCCGAACCACCTGACGTTCTTCATATTCAACCACGTGGCAATCTTTGATAAAAAGCACTGGCCGAAGGGAATCGCGGTAAACGGCTTCGGAACGCTTGAGGGCCAGAAGATGAGCAAGAGCAAGGGCAACGTGCTGAACTTCATCGATGCGATAGAGGAGAACGGTGCCGACGTGGTCAGGCTCTACATAATGAGCCTGGCGGAACACGACAGCGACTTCGACTGGAAGAGGAAAGACGTCGGAAAACTCAGGAAGCAAGTGGAGAGGTTCTACGAGCTGATAAGCGAGTTCGCCGCCTACGAGGCCCGGGAAGGCGTTGAGCTGAAGGACATAGACAGGTGGATGCTCCACCGCCTGAACAAAGCCATTGAAGGGGCAACGAAAGCCCTTGAGGAGTTCAGGACGAGGACAGCGGTTCAGTGGGCCTTCTACAGCGTACTAAACGACCTGCGCTGGTACATGAGGAGAACCGAGGGACGGGACGACGATGCCAAGCGCTTCGTCCTGAGAAAGCTCGCCGACGTCTGGGTCAGGCTTATGGCTCCCTTCACGCCGCACATCAGCGAGGAGCTCTGGGAGAGGCTCGGTGGAGAGGGCTTCGTGAGCCTCGCCCCATGGCCCGAGCCGGTTCCGGAGTGGTGGAACGAGACGGTGGAAGCGGAGGAAGAGTTCGTTAAGTCCCTCATAGAGGACATCAAGGAGATAATCAGCGTTGCGAAGATCGAGGACGCGAAGAGGGCCTACATTTACACGGCCCCAGAGTGGAAGTGGAAGGTCGTTGAAGTGGTCTCCGAGAAGAAGGACTTTAAGGCAGCTATGGCCGAGCTGATGAAGGATCCAGAGATGAGGAAGCACGGCAAAGAGGTGAGCAGGCTCATACAGAGACTCATCAAGGAGAGGGCCTTCGAGGTGAAGCGCATAGACGAGGAGAAGGCCCTGAGGGAGGCAAAGGACTTCATCGAGAAGGAACTCGGCATAGAGATAGTCATTAATCCAGAGGAGGACAAGGGCGGAAAGAAGAAACAAGCCATGCCGCTGAAGCCGGCGGTTTATGTGGAGTGA
- the fni gene encoding type 2 isopentenyl-diphosphate Delta-isomerase, translating to MGEFDKEELTVIRKFEHIEHCLKRNVQAHVTNGFEDVHFVHMSLPEIDKDEIDLSVEFLGRKFDYPIFIAGMTGGTKGSQLAGRINKTLAQAAQELNIPMGVGSQRAMIRKPETWESYYVRDVAPDVFLVGNLGAPQFSETIRERYGLEEALKAVETIQADALAIHMNPLQESVQPEGDTQYRGVLKALAELKAEFPYPIIAKETGAGVSMEVAIRLESIGIDAIDVGGLGGTSWSGVEYYRAKDELGRNLALRFWDWGIKTAISVAEVRYATELPIIATGGMRDGITMAKALAMGATFAGVALPLLKPAVKGDVEGVIKVLERYIEEIRNAMFLVGARNVEELRKVPLVVTGFTREWLEQRIDLAEFFRARRRKA from the coding sequence ATGGGAGAGTTTGATAAGGAGGAGCTCACGGTCATCAGGAAGTTTGAACACATCGAGCACTGCCTGAAGAGGAACGTGCAGGCCCACGTTACCAACGGTTTTGAGGATGTGCACTTCGTCCACATGAGCCTCCCGGAGATAGACAAGGATGAAATCGACCTGAGCGTCGAGTTCCTTGGGAGGAAGTTCGACTACCCGATTTTCATCGCTGGAATGACCGGCGGGACGAAGGGTTCACAGCTCGCGGGGAGGATAAACAAGACCCTCGCTCAAGCCGCTCAAGAGCTCAACATTCCCATGGGAGTCGGCAGTCAGAGGGCCATGATAAGGAAGCCCGAGACATGGGAGAGCTACTACGTCAGGGACGTCGCTCCCGATGTCTTCCTCGTCGGAAACCTCGGCGCCCCCCAGTTTTCCGAGACAATCAGGGAGCGCTACGGTCTCGAGGAGGCCCTTAAGGCCGTTGAGACCATTCAGGCCGACGCTCTGGCAATCCACATGAACCCGCTCCAGGAGAGCGTCCAGCCGGAGGGGGACACCCAGTACAGGGGCGTTCTAAAGGCACTGGCAGAGCTGAAGGCCGAGTTCCCGTACCCGATAATAGCGAAGGAGACGGGAGCTGGAGTCTCCATGGAAGTAGCGATAAGGCTTGAGAGCATAGGAATCGACGCTATTGACGTTGGCGGCCTCGGGGGAACGAGCTGGTCTGGAGTGGAGTACTACAGGGCAAAGGACGAGCTTGGAAGAAACCTTGCCCTCCGCTTCTGGGACTGGGGCATAAAGACGGCAATAAGCGTTGCCGAAGTTCGCTATGCAACCGAGCTCCCCATAATAGCCACTGGCGGGATGAGGGATGGTATAACCATGGCGAAAGCCTTGGCGATGGGGGCTACCTTCGCCGGGGTCGCTTTACCCCTCCTCAAGCCGGCCGTTAAGGGGGACGTTGAAGGGGTAATCAAAGTGCTGGAGCGCTACATCGAGGAAATAAGAAATGCCATGTTCCTCGTGGGTGCCAGAAACGTCGAGGAGCTCAGGAAGGTTCCGCTCGTGGTTACGGGCTTCACGAGGGAGTGGCTGGAGCAGAGGATTGACTTAGCCGAGTTTTTCAGAGCAAGGCGGAGAAAAGCTTAA
- a CDS encoding DUF3267 domain-containing protein yields the protein MKLEEEVSGKKFDIFVYFKDILAIWFLLFFGSALAVSWLEVSVTSGWSVLYYFVLPLVLTVLLHEGLHALVAKLCGADVGFGVSAKYVMITPYVSFRTPLTVKKARYVTAAPILISVVAFLVSWLTRSPFWALLYIFNTAGMAGDFLVLLVLSKMPPEALVWDEGTAMKSEVEFPEPYPSLVSKVLVLLLVLMILFIVVNFRVEVEVVYVSNQTNP from the coding sequence ATGAAGCTAGAGGAGGAAGTTTCAGGGAAGAAATTTGATATCTTTGTGTACTTTAAAGATATCTTAGCTATATGGTTCCTTCTGTTCTTTGGCTCAGCCTTGGCTGTATCCTGGCTCGAGGTGTCGGTCACTTCAGGCTGGAGTGTTCTCTACTATTTCGTCCTTCCGCTTGTCCTTACCGTCCTTCTTCACGAGGGACTTCATGCCCTTGTGGCAAAGCTATGCGGCGCTGACGTCGGCTTTGGGGTCTCAGCCAAGTACGTGATGATTACGCCTTACGTCAGCTTTAGGACTCCCTTGACAGTCAAGAAAGCGAGATACGTGACTGCTGCTCCTATTTTAATTTCCGTTGTTGCCTTTTTAGTCTCGTGGCTTACTCGCTCTCCCTTCTGGGCACTCTTATACATCTTCAACACCGCCGGAATGGCAGGGGACTTCTTGGTACTTCTCGTTCTCTCAAAGATGCCGCCTGAGGCCCTTGTGTGGGACGAAGGTACAGCTATGAAGTCGGAAGTTGAATTTCCTGAACCGTATCCGAGTTTGGTTTCTAAAGTGTTGGTTCTGCTACTTGTTCTGATGATCTTGTTTATTGTGGTAAACTTTAGGGTGGAGGTTGAGGTAGTCTATGTCTCAAACCAGACCAACCCTTAA